A genomic window from Salvia miltiorrhiza cultivar Shanhuang (shh) chromosome 5, IMPLAD_Smil_shh, whole genome shotgun sequence includes:
- the LOC131026374 gene encoding uncharacterized protein LOC131026374, whose product MAEQNVQYMGDFSRPVIGTTSTSAIVFPTAVRNYNLKPNDSNLLPLFHGMPSEDALQFIRDFCTQVQTFPLLELTEDQLRLKCLPYALKDRARTWLLSLPPNSITTWGEASEKFMLKYYPNHKTQEIRSQIMNFMQGADEPFHEAWERFQELLRQCPQHQLPPVMLMQFFYDGLIQTAQFMVDSTAGGNIARKTADELKGIFETLAASSQQKSVRGRRVEANAVAPNNELQKQVADLMRQVQHLTMNQVKAPPVHAPPAEGCSICGDFGHGTNACHRMGECTPEGEAEVYAAQSYPGRPQFEQRPIFNQGQQSSNSGWRAQQQNYTQAYQQQQPPQYQQYQQFPMQQGNFQQQQQYQNASQQCQKQAQPQKPSLEDTMQSFMEMTKQNMESQSATIKRLETTVGQLTGALNQLQQEQPTGKFLNQDKQPRQAHAVAVIKETTPITTGKWRSRTVQAIKATQCPSEPLPPVTVAPDQPPTKQGDPGSFIVDISLGGVEKVLGMLDLGAAVNLMPLDIFERLGNKELKCTNIKIELADGSISSPRGLVEDVEVVVRGISVLVDFVVLDEGKGIRGENGHLVLLGRPFLATTHTRIDVGTGTVSMVGAGRAVTFSVFDQKPTTPTRLIQICSYVETFNALEENYIVQELLNKLPEEDEIVEEFLANLQDEADIEQELLEKLQEEDDKEQGLLCALLLEEKLDEVESLNFVGCVDRGPSQDMSMDDSFGGPAAATQEDVFTRALRQLELQSDFG is encoded by the coding sequence atggcggagcagaatgtccagtacatgggagatttttccaggccagttattgggaccactagcacttctgcgatagtgtttcccacggcggtccggaattataatctgaagcccaacgactcaaacctgctgccgctctttcacgggatgcccagtgaggacgccttgcagttcatccgtgatttctgcacccaagtgcagaccttcccactgctggagctcaccgaggatcagttgagactcaagtgcttaccttatgcactcaaggaccgggcgagaacgtggttattgtccttgccgccgaactccatcaccacatggggagaggcaagtgagaagttcatgctcaagtactaccctaatcacaagactcaagagattaggagccaaataatgaacttcatgcaaggagctgacgagcctttccacgaggcttgggagagattccaagagctcctccgccagtgcccacagcaccagttaccacctgtcatgttgatgcagttcttctatgacggattgatccagacggcacagtttatggtggacagtacagcagggggcaacattgcccggaagacagctgatgagctcaaagggattttcgaaacacttgccgcgagttctcaacagaaatcagttagaggaaggagggttgaagccaatgcagtagctcccaacaatgagcttcagaagcaagtagcggacctgatgaggcaagtacaacacctcacgatgaaccaggtGAAGGCTCCACCAGTTcatgcgccaccagcagaaggatgtagcatatgtggcgattttggtcatggaaccaacgcgtgccatcgcatgggggaatgcacacctgaaggagaagcagaggtctatgctgctcagagctatccggggaggcctcaatttgaacagaggcctatctttaatcaagggcaacaaagctccaattcgggttggagagctcagcagcagaactacactcaagcttatcagcagcagcagcccccgcagtatcagcagtatcaacagttccctatgcaacaagggaattttcagcagcagcagcaataccagaatgcctcCCAACAgtgtcagaagcaagctcaaccgcagaagccgtctctcgaggacaccatgcagtccttcatggagatgaccaaacagaacatggagtctcagagtgctaccatcaagcgcctcgagactacagttgggcaacttacaggagccctaaatcagctgcagcaagaacagccaactgggaagttcctaaaccaggacaaacagccgcgtcaagctcatgccgtggcggtaatcaaggaaactaccccaataaccacggggaaatggagaagcagaaccgtgcaagcaatcaaggcaacccaatgccccagtgagccactgccacctgtcactgttgcaccagaccaaccaccaaccaagcaaggagatccaggtagctttatcgttgatattagcttaggaggggttgaaaaggtcttgggaatgcttgatttgggcgcggcagtcaatttgatgccgcttgatatttttgagaggttgggaaataaagagctgaaatgcacgaacattaagatagaactagctgacggctccattagcagcccacgaggccttgtcgaggatgttgaggtagtcgtgagggggattagtgtcttggttgattttgttgtccttgatgagggaaaagggattagaggcgagaatgggcatctcgtgctacttggccgaccctttttggctaccacccatactcgcattgatgtgggtacgggaactgtaagtatggtaggggcaggtagagcggtaacattctctgtttttgatcaaaaacctactacccccactcgcttaattcaaatctgctcttatgttgaaacctTTAATGCTTTGGAGGAGAACTATATTGTGCAGGAACTCCTTAATAAGTTGccggaggaggacgagatcgtggaggaattccttgctaacctgcaggatgaggctgacattgagcaggaattgcTGGAaaagctgcaagaggaagatgataaagagcaaggccttctgtgtgctttgctattggaagaaaagcttgatgaggttgagTCACTCAATttcgttggatgtgtggatagagggccatcccaggatatgagcatggatgactcatttggaggacccgcagctgcaactcaagaagatgtgtttacaagggcgctaaggcagctggagcttcaatcggattttggttaa